Proteins from a single region of Halorubrum sp. 2020YC2:
- a CDS encoding phosphate-starvation-inducible PsiE family protein, which yields MEFDLDDAADPAARAMEWLVLGAAYFLLLLFLIGVFDLFVSLYRLLAAGDFTDPVEVVGLLDSVLLLLILVEVHRTLVAYARGQPVLRIVVSAAIIAVSRRVISFRLEDYGTGDEALLAAAALGVLILALTVGYFLLDRVSVPGRLEL from the coding sequence ATGGAGTTCGATCTCGACGACGCCGCGGATCCCGCGGCCCGGGCGATGGAGTGGCTCGTCCTCGGCGCGGCGTACTTCCTGCTCCTCCTGTTCCTCATCGGCGTGTTCGACCTGTTCGTCTCGCTGTACCGCCTCCTCGCCGCGGGCGACTTCACCGACCCGGTCGAGGTCGTGGGGCTGCTCGACAGCGTCCTCCTACTCTTGATTCTCGTCGAGGTCCACCGGACGCTCGTGGCGTACGCGCGCGGCCAGCCCGTCCTCCGGATCGTCGTGAGCGCCGCGATCATCGCGGTCTCCCGGCGGGTGATCAGCTTCCGGCTGGAGGACTACGGCACGGGCGACGAGGCCCTGCTCGCGGCCGCGGCGCTCGGCGTCTTGATCCTCGCGCTCACGGTCGGCTACTTCCTCCTCGACCGCGTCAGCGTTCCGGGGCGGCTCGAACTCTGA
- a CDS encoding DEAD/DEAH box helicase: MDDAIEWLRDRPFYEGQIADHRRIPARDPEFADVDLEPRLADALAGRGIDRLYRHQADAIEAVRDGDDVVLATETASGKSLAYTVPAFEAAMDRGGRTLYVGPQNALIADQEESLSELAADLGFGSRVSVDSYTGRLSQSEKRDVRDRRPTVLLSNPDMLHYALLPYAGRLWDWFFSSLEYVVIDEVHSYRGVFGSQVALTLRRLARTCERFDSSPQFICCSATINNPVDHVATVTGRDPDGIALVDEDTSGRGPRDWVLWNPPEYDDDWQERGSGRRKSSHTSAKRLFVDLVTAGQQTLAFTRARQTAEQYATDSASDLRERGERDLAGKVGAYQAALTDDRRREIEADLHAGDLRGVWSTSALELGVDVGGLDAVVLDGYPGTRMSAHQRAGRAGRGDDPALVVMVGGEDQLDQYLMRNPGDFFDAPPEDAICDPENGQLMPGHVACAADENWLAPDDARFFGDSFPGVVADLTDEGVLNRRGAAAGTRWVHAGGSSPQQSVNLRTAEEREISLIERSSGETVATLGFADALRDAHPGAIYHQQGRTYEVVELDLDRDVAELQQSWADYYTQVRSDKDIVVNEDLDERALSARPDVPVRFADVTVTEQITGFVRKDAATGESLGESTLDLPETTLRTKSLYFPVPEDLEREMRRLGDPVDADGAAEGAASAETDGGDPADDDSTAAVPDGESAAADGEPIPGGEYAFNGGIHAAEHGIISLFPFHLLCDRADVGGISTPHHPHTEGPAVFVYDGYPGGVGLTRRGHGRIEELMTRTARLIDTCDCEGGCPACVQSPHCGNGNDPLAKAPAVSLLESLTGADAGR; encoded by the coding sequence GTGGACGACGCCATCGAGTGGCTGCGGGACCGCCCCTTCTACGAGGGACAGATCGCCGACCACCGACGGATCCCGGCGCGAGACCCCGAGTTCGCGGACGTCGACCTCGAACCGCGGCTCGCGGACGCGCTCGCGGGGCGCGGGATCGACCGGCTCTACCGCCATCAGGCCGACGCGATCGAGGCGGTCCGGGACGGCGACGACGTCGTCCTCGCGACTGAGACGGCCAGCGGCAAGTCGCTCGCGTACACCGTCCCCGCCTTCGAGGCCGCGATGGACCGCGGGGGACGGACGCTGTACGTCGGTCCGCAGAACGCGCTGATCGCGGACCAAGAGGAGTCGCTCTCGGAGCTGGCGGCCGACCTCGGCTTCGGCAGCCGGGTCTCGGTCGACTCCTACACCGGGCGGCTCTCGCAGTCGGAGAAGCGCGACGTGCGCGACCGTCGCCCGACCGTCCTCCTCTCGAACCCGGACATGCTCCACTACGCGCTGTTGCCGTACGCGGGGCGCCTGTGGGACTGGTTCTTCTCGTCGCTGGAGTACGTGGTGATCGACGAGGTGCACAGCTACCGCGGCGTGTTCGGCTCGCAGGTCGCGCTGACCTTACGTCGGCTCGCACGGACCTGCGAGCGGTTCGACTCCTCTCCCCAGTTCATCTGCTGTTCCGCGACGATCAACAACCCCGTCGACCACGTCGCGACCGTCACCGGCCGCGACCCGGACGGGATCGCTCTGGTCGACGAGGACACCTCCGGCCGCGGGCCGCGCGACTGGGTGCTGTGGAACCCGCCGGAGTACGACGACGACTGGCAGGAGCGCGGCAGCGGTCGCCGGAAGTCGAGCCACACCTCCGCGAAGCGACTCTTCGTCGACCTCGTCACCGCGGGCCAACAGACCTTGGCGTTCACGCGGGCGCGCCAGACCGCCGAGCAGTACGCGACCGACAGCGCGAGCGACCTCCGCGAGCGGGGCGAGCGCGACCTCGCCGGGAAGGTCGGCGCGTATCAGGCGGCGCTCACCGACGACCGCCGCCGCGAGATAGAGGCGGACCTCCACGCCGGCGATCTCCGGGGCGTCTGGTCGACGAGCGCCCTCGAACTCGGCGTCGACGTGGGCGGCCTCGACGCCGTCGTCCTCGACGGCTACCCCGGCACGCGGATGTCGGCGCACCAGCGCGCGGGGCGGGCCGGCCGCGGCGACGACCCGGCCCTCGTCGTGATGGTCGGCGGCGAGGACCAGCTCGACCAGTACCTGATGCGCAACCCGGGCGACTTCTTCGACGCGCCGCCCGAGGACGCGATCTGCGACCCGGAGAACGGCCAGCTCATGCCCGGCCACGTCGCCTGTGCGGCCGACGAGAACTGGCTTGCGCCCGACGACGCGCGCTTCTTCGGGGACTCCTTCCCGGGCGTGGTGGCGGACCTGACCGACGAGGGCGTCCTGAACCGGCGCGGGGCCGCGGCGGGCACGCGCTGGGTCCACGCCGGCGGGTCCAGCCCGCAGCAGTCCGTGAACCTCCGCACCGCGGAGGAGCGCGAGATCTCGCTGATCGAGCGGTCGAGCGGCGAGACGGTCGCGACGCTCGGCTTCGCGGACGCGCTCCGGGACGCCCACCCCGGCGCCATCTACCACCAGCAGGGCCGCACCTACGAGGTGGTCGAACTGGACCTCGACCGCGACGTCGCGGAGCTCCAGCAGTCGTGGGCGGACTACTACACGCAGGTGCGCTCCGACAAGGACATCGTCGTGAACGAGGACCTCGACGAGCGCGCGCTCTCCGCGCGCCCCGACGTGCCGGTCCGGTTCGCGGACGTCACGGTGACCGAGCAGATCACGGGGTTCGTGCGGAAGGACGCCGCCACCGGGGAGTCGCTGGGCGAGTCGACGCTCGACCTCCCGGAGACGACGCTGCGCACGAAGTCGCTGTACTTCCCGGTGCCCGAGGACCTCGAACGCGAGATGCGCCGTCTGGGCGACCCGGTCGACGCGGACGGCGCGGCCGAGGGCGCGGCGAGCGCCGAGACCGACGGCGGCGACCCGGCCGACGACGATTCGACCGCCGCCGTGCCCGACGGCGAATCCGCCGCCGCCGACGGCGAACCGATCCCGGGCGGCGAGTACGCGTTCAACGGCGGCATCCACGCCGCCGAACACGGGATCATCTCGCTTTTCCCGTTCCACCTGCTGTGCGACCGCGCCGACGTCGGCGGCATCTCCACGCCCCACCACCCCCACACCGAGGGGCCGGCGGTGTTCGTCTACGACGGCTACCCGGGCGGTGTCGGACTCACGCGCCGCGGCCACGGCCGCATCGAGGAGCTGATGACCCGGACGGCGCGGCTCATCGACACCTGCGACTGCGAGGGCGGCTGTCCCGCCTGCGTCCAGTCGCCCCACTGCGGCAACGGGAACGACCCGCTGGCGAAGGCGCCCGCGGTCAGCCTGCTGGAGTCGCTGACGGGCGCCGACGCGGGGCGGTAG
- a CDS encoding GNAT family N-acetyltransferase: MTPDTASVACDGWDGTECEGTPHCPPRCPRFVDKEGARWTVRPATDADEPFLAEMYERFDRADRAQGLPPVSRRRCVEWIRSLLSEGNNVVAERNGELFGHAVYTPTDAAVPELAVFVHPDAQDRGVGTELCRHVVANADAAGREGIELHVETGNRAARSVYGTVGFEVVERRGDLRMRLDLDDPVATEVRWPPLAREGPAEPAVDLTPAEGGAGRSPADD, translated from the coding sequence ATGACCCCCGACACCGCGAGCGTCGCCTGCGACGGCTGGGACGGTACCGAGTGCGAGGGGACGCCGCACTGTCCGCCGCGCTGCCCGCGGTTCGTCGACAAGGAGGGCGCGCGCTGGACGGTCCGGCCAGCGACCGACGCCGACGAGCCGTTCCTCGCGGAGATGTACGAGCGGTTCGACCGCGCCGACCGCGCGCAGGGGCTTCCCCCCGTGAGTCGGCGGCGGTGCGTCGAGTGGATCCGGTCATTGCTGTCAGAGGGGAACAACGTCGTCGCGGAGCGGAACGGCGAGCTTTTCGGCCACGCGGTGTACACGCCGACCGACGCCGCGGTCCCCGAGCTCGCGGTCTTCGTCCACCCCGACGCGCAGGACCGGGGCGTGGGGACGGAGCTGTGCCGGCACGTCGTCGCCAACGCCGACGCGGCCGGCCGCGAGGGGATCGAACTCCACGTCGAGACCGGCAACCGCGCCGCGAGGAGCGTCTACGGGACGGTCGGCTTCGAGGTCGTCGAGCGCCGCGGCGACCTCCGGATGCGCCTCGACCTCGACGACCCGGTCGCGACCGAGGTCCGCTGGCCGCCGCTGGCCCGCGAGGGGCCGGCGGAGCCGGCGGTCGACCTCACACCGGCCGAGGGCGGGGCCGGGCGATCGCCGGCGGACGACTGA
- a CDS encoding mechanosensitive ion channel domain-containing protein: MSAVPRALSEAVRTVPERLWLALFVLAIGLVFAYLVGVVNRRLLRRAGVPEVIEGTAFERTAREFDTSTVRILAQLSSYFIVAVTVIVALTVADVNYLEQFWSGVAAFLPRLFVAAVVLIVGVVVGDKTELLVAERLRGIKLPELGVLPTLVKYSVVYVAVLIALGQVGVQTLALIVLLAAYAFAVVLFAALATKDLVASAAAGVFLLLRQPYGIGDEVRVAGERGVVQEVDLFVTHIETDGEEHVLPNHAVFREGIVLIRE; this comes from the coding sequence ATGTCCGCGGTCCCGAGAGCGCTCTCCGAGGCCGTACGCACCGTCCCCGAGCGGCTCTGGCTGGCGCTTTTCGTCCTCGCGATCGGGCTCGTGTTCGCGTACCTCGTCGGCGTGGTCAACCGCCGGCTGCTCCGCCGGGCCGGCGTCCCCGAGGTGATCGAGGGCACCGCCTTCGAGCGGACGGCCCGCGAGTTCGACACCTCGACGGTGCGGATCTTGGCGCAGCTGTCGAGCTACTTCATCGTCGCCGTCACCGTCATCGTCGCCCTGACCGTCGCAGACGTGAACTACCTCGAACAGTTCTGGTCGGGCGTCGCCGCCTTCCTCCCGCGGCTGTTCGTCGCCGCCGTCGTCCTGATCGTCGGGGTCGTCGTCGGCGACAAGACGGAGCTGCTCGTGGCCGAGCGCCTCCGCGGGATCAAGCTCCCCGAACTCGGCGTGCTCCCGACGCTCGTGAAGTACAGCGTGGTGTACGTCGCCGTCCTCATCGCGCTCGGGCAGGTGGGCGTCCAGACGCTCGCGCTCATCGTGCTGCTCGCGGCGTACGCGTTCGCGGTCGTGCTGTTCGCCGCGCTCGCGACGAAGGACCTGGTCGCCTCGGCCGCGGCCGGCGTCTTCCTCCTCCTCCGACAGCCGTACGGCATCGGCGACGAGGTGCGGGTCGCGGGCGAGCGCGGCGTCGTCCAGGAGGTCGACCTGTTCGTCACGCACATCGAGACGGACGGCGAGGAGCACGTCCTCCCGAACCACGCGGTGTTCCGCGAGGGCATCGTACTGATACGGGAGTGA
- the dacZ gene encoding diadenylate cyclase DacZ: MASLTDHLADLVADVDAALLFSPTSSFYERFADDEGDVVVVAPDNDVDAETFVELPLPFDNVKDRIRFGIEGAMDEGLLDEGDEVACVASVFDGGSDAVIRVTVDEGVHTGIYDLFVNSRAEPSVIRDVFEVAIELGQKGQKGKPVGALFVVGDAGKVMNKSRPLSYNPFEKSHVHVGDPIVNVMLKEFSRLDGAFVVSDSGKIVSAYRYLEPAAEGVDIPKGLGARHMSGAAITRDTNSTSIVLSESDGLVRAFKAGELVLEIDPEEY; this comes from the coding sequence ATGGCCTCGCTCACCGACCACCTGGCGGACCTCGTCGCGGACGTCGACGCGGCGTTGCTGTTCTCTCCGACGAGTTCCTTCTACGAGCGATTCGCGGACGACGAGGGCGACGTCGTCGTCGTCGCGCCCGACAACGACGTCGACGCCGAGACGTTCGTCGAACTGCCGCTCCCCTTCGACAACGTCAAAGACCGGATCCGGTTCGGCATCGAGGGCGCGATGGACGAGGGCCTCCTCGACGAGGGCGACGAGGTCGCCTGCGTCGCCTCCGTCTTCGACGGCGGCTCGGACGCGGTGATCCGCGTCACCGTCGACGAGGGGGTCCACACCGGCATCTACGACCTGTTCGTCAACTCCCGGGCGGAGCCGAGCGTCATCCGCGACGTGTTCGAGGTCGCGATCGAACTCGGGCAGAAGGGACAGAAGGGGAAGCCGGTGGGCGCGCTGTTCGTCGTCGGCGACGCGGGGAAGGTGATGAACAAGTCGCGGCCGCTGTCGTACAACCCCTTCGAGAAGAGCCACGTCCACGTGGGCGACCCCATCGTGAACGTCATGCTCAAGGAGTTCTCGCGGCTGGACGGCGCGTTCGTCGTCTCCGACTCCGGGAAGATCGTCTCCGCGTACCGCTACCTCGAACCCGCCGCCGAGGGGGTCGACATCCCGAAGGGGCTTGGCGCGCGCCACATGTCCGGCGCCGCGATCACCCGCGACACCAACTCGACCTCCATCGTGCTCTCCGAGTCGGACGGTCTCGTCCGGGCGTTCAAGGCGGGCGAACTCGTCTTGGAGATCGATCCGGAGGAGTACTGA
- a CDS encoding choline dehydrogenase, with protein sequence MTDEEYDYVVVGAGSAGCVLANRLTADSDASVLLLEAGTPDDDRNMKIPAAFPELFETDADWEYHTEPQDGCAGRELYWPRGKTLGGCSSTNAMIYVRGHPSDYDGWADLGNDGWGYDAMLEYFKRAETFEPSASSYHGSAGPLNVADQSSPRPASEAFVRAAAQAGYDRNDDFNGADQEGVGLYHVTQKDGKRHSAADAYLKPALDRPNLTAETGAQVTEVTIEDGRATGVEYEQDGRTRSVGASEEVLVSAGAVNSPQLLMLSGVGDPDHLAAHDIDVEVASPGVGRNLQDHLFVFTVYEAAADVSTLDDAGSLKDLLNWFVLKRGKLTSNVGEAGGFVRTDDGESRPDLQFHFAPSYFMEHGLANPETGRGLSIGATQLRPESRGRVTLRSADPFEDPAIDPNYLAEREDVDTLVEGVKRSREIARQDALSEYVGREVWPGEEAQTDEEIARHVREKCHTVYHPVGTCKMGDDEAAVVDDELRVRGVEGLRVVDASVMPALVGGNTNAPTIAIAERAADLIRDRPAPTAEAPPAAGDD encoded by the coding sequence ATGACAGACGAGGAATACGACTACGTCGTGGTCGGCGCCGGCTCCGCGGGCTGCGTCCTCGCGAATCGACTCACCGCGGACTCGGACGCGAGCGTGCTGCTCCTCGAGGCGGGCACGCCCGACGACGATCGGAACATGAAGATTCCGGCGGCGTTCCCGGAGCTGTTCGAGACCGACGCGGACTGGGAGTACCACACCGAGCCGCAGGACGGGTGCGCCGGCCGAGAGCTCTACTGGCCGCGCGGCAAGACGCTCGGGGGCTGTTCCTCCACGAACGCGATGATCTACGTCCGGGGCCACCCGTCGGACTACGACGGTTGGGCCGACCTCGGCAACGACGGGTGGGGGTACGACGCGATGCTGGAGTACTTCAAGCGCGCCGAGACGTTCGAGCCGTCGGCGTCGTCGTACCACGGCTCCGCGGGGCCGCTCAACGTCGCCGACCAGTCGTCGCCGCGGCCGGCCTCCGAGGCGTTCGTCCGCGCCGCCGCGCAGGCGGGGTACGACCGCAACGACGACTTCAACGGAGCGGACCAGGAGGGCGTGGGCCTCTACCACGTCACGCAGAAGGACGGGAAGCGCCACAGCGCGGCCGACGCGTACCTCAAGCCGGCGCTCGACCGGCCGAACCTCACCGCCGAGACCGGCGCGCAGGTGACCGAGGTGACCATCGAGGACGGCCGCGCGACCGGCGTCGAGTACGAGCAGGACGGGCGGACTCGGTCCGTCGGGGCGAGCGAGGAGGTCCTCGTCAGCGCCGGCGCGGTCAACTCGCCGCAGCTGCTCATGCTCTCGGGCGTGGGCGACCCCGACCACCTCGCGGCCCACGACATCGACGTCGAGGTCGCGTCGCCCGGGGTCGGTCGGAACCTCCAGGACCACCTGTTCGTGTTCACCGTCTACGAGGCCGCCGCCGACGTCAGCACGCTGGACGACGCCGGGAGCCTGAAGGACCTCCTCAACTGGTTCGTGCTGAAGCGCGGGAAGCTCACCTCCAACGTCGGTGAGGCCGGCGGGTTCGTCCGCACCGACGACGGCGAGTCCCGTCCGGACCTCCAGTTCCACTTCGCTCCCTCGTACTTCATGGAGCACGGCCTCGCGAACCCCGAGACCGGACGGGGGCTGTCGATCGGTGCGACCCAGCTCCGCCCGGAGAGCCGCGGCCGGGTCACGCTCCGGTCGGCCGACCCGTTCGAGGACCCGGCCATCGACCCGAACTACCTCGCGGAGCGCGAGGACGTCGACACCCTCGTCGAGGGGGTCAAGCGCTCCCGGGAGATCGCTCGACAGGACGCGCTCTCGGAGTACGTCGGGCGCGAGGTGTGGCCCGGCGAGGAGGCGCAGACCGACGAGGAGATCGCCCGCCACGTCCGCGAGAAGTGCCACACCGTGTACCACCCCGTCGGGACGTGTAAGATGGGCGACGACGAGGCCGCGGTCGTGGACGACGAGCTCCGCGTCCGCGGCGTCGAGGGGCTCCGCGTCGTCGACGCGAGCGTGATGCCGGCGCTCGTCGGCGGCAACACGAACGCCCCGACGATCGCGATCGCCGAGCGGGCGGCGGACCTCATCCGCGACCGCCCGGCGCCGACCGCCGAAGCGCCGCCCGCGGCCGGCGACGACTGA
- a CDS encoding HalOD1 output domain-containing protein, with protein MGDTREFYYEPDEGEELSTEVVTAVAKAHDEDVLEQLWLISEDINTDALDGLFQENNLKMTLQFEADSTTATIIADRDGSPVVKIESHR; from the coding sequence ATGGGAGACACGAGGGAGTTCTACTACGAGCCGGACGAGGGCGAGGAGCTGAGCACGGAGGTCGTCACGGCGGTCGCGAAGGCGCACGACGAGGACGTGCTCGAACAGCTGTGGCTAATCAGCGAGGACATCAACACGGACGCGCTCGACGGGCTGTTCCAAGAGAACAACCTCAAGATGACGCTCCAGTTCGAGGCGGACTCGACGACGGCGACGATAATTGCCGACAGAGACGGCAGCCCGGTGGTCAAGATCGAGTCACACCGTTGA
- a CDS encoding aldo/keto reductase, with amino-acid sequence MATREALWGYRNRFGDAFGRTYFRRFGPGVVSSVGVGTYLGEPTPAVDDASRESIELALRSGVNHVDTAANYRCGRAERVVGEAVRGAPVDRESVVVATKGGFLPFDGERPADPSAYVRERFVEPGVVDPGDLANGAHAMTPDYLEWSLDRSLDRLGLDSVDCFYVHNPETQLAARPRADVYDALEAAFEALERRRAAGDIGAYGVATWDAFRVPDGDDEYLSLAAVLARAEAAGEAVGPDDDHGFEAVQLPFNVAMADAFTRRNQPAPPGADAGGPVSTLEFAHEAGLSVVTSASIGQGELAVEGAIPADVDATLAGETPAQRALNFARSAPGVTSSLVGTTDPDHVRENVAAGTFDPLGASAFDAAFE; translated from the coding sequence ATGGCGACTCGCGAGGCCCTCTGGGGGTACCGGAACCGCTTTGGCGACGCCTTCGGGCGCACCTACTTCCGCCGGTTCGGGCCGGGCGTCGTCTCCAGCGTCGGCGTCGGGACGTACCTCGGGGAGCCGACGCCCGCGGTCGACGACGCCTCGCGCGAGTCGATCGAACTGGCGCTCCGGTCGGGGGTGAACCACGTCGACACCGCGGCCAACTACCGGTGCGGCCGCGCAGAGCGCGTCGTGGGCGAGGCGGTTCGGGGCGCCCCCGTCGACCGCGAGTCCGTCGTCGTCGCGACGAAGGGCGGGTTCCTCCCGTTCGACGGCGAGCGCCCGGCGGACCCGAGCGCGTACGTCCGCGAGCGGTTCGTCGAGCCGGGGGTCGTCGACCCCGGCGACCTCGCGAACGGCGCGCACGCGATGACGCCCGACTACCTGGAGTGGTCGCTCGACCGCTCGCTCGACCGGCTCGGCCTCGACTCCGTCGACTGCTTCTACGTCCACAACCCCGAGACGCAGCTCGCCGCCCGCCCGCGGGCGGACGTGTACGACGCGCTCGAAGCCGCCTTCGAGGCCCTCGAACGCCGGCGCGCCGCGGGCGACATCGGGGCCTACGGCGTCGCGACGTGGGACGCGTTCCGGGTCCCCGACGGCGACGACGAGTACCTCTCGCTCGCCGCGGTCCTCGCTCGGGCCGAGGCCGCCGGCGAGGCGGTCGGTCCCGACGACGACCACGGGTTCGAGGCGGTCCAGCTCCCCTTCAACGTCGCGATGGCGGACGCGTTCACGCGGCGGAACCAGCCCGCGCCGCCCGGCGCCGACGCCGGCGGTCCCGTCTCGACGCTCGAATTCGCCCACGAGGCCGGGCTCTCGGTGGTGACGAGCGCGAGCATCGGGCAGGGCGAGCTGGCGGTCGAGGGCGCGATTCCGGCCGACGTCGACGCGACGCTCGCGGGGGAGACGCCGGCCCAGCGGGCGCTCAACTTCGCGCGCAGCGCGCCGGGCGTCACCTCGTCGCTCGTCGGGACGACCGACCCGGACCACGTCCGCGAGAACGTCGCGGCCGGCACCTTCGACCCGCTCGGCGCGTCGGCGTTCGACGCCGCCTTCGAGTGA
- a CDS encoding HVO_0758 family zinc finger protein, whose product MKSTRKGLRDGDLMKDTYERLNCADCEQVLKKENDPDEVFSVRICPECGARFKELR is encoded by the coding sequence ATGAAATCCACGCGCAAGGGGCTCCGCGACGGCGACCTGATGAAGGACACCTACGAGCGGCTCAACTGCGCCGACTGCGAGCAGGTGTTGAAAAAGGAGAACGATCCCGACGAGGTGTTCTCGGTCCGCATCTGTCCGGAGTGCGGCGCGCGGTTCAAGGAGCTTCGCTGA
- a CDS encoding MFS transporter: protein MSRTRLFGSLCALVFLVNFARVVFAPLVGEFIDAFGIREGTAGLIVTLAWLGSAAPRLPAGWALTRFTRRGVILVSGAMLTAGALGVALAPNVLALMVAAFAIGLASGVYFVAANPFIAELFPQRVGRVMGVHGMASQLSAVIAAPAVTVALWYDWRYAFYALAVAAAASTLLFVALARRTDLPDAGAGDTDFLAAARGEWKLIAAGVVLMGLTSFVWQGLFNFYELYMIDKGLPRSTARNLLTVIFAAGVPAFLVSGDLADRLPHVPYLLGIVTAFIGGVVLVVVSEGLAAVIAASVVVGFAIHMLFPAGDTYLLASLPDESRASAYAMFSAGMMSTQAAGSWVVGEAIEAGATYDAVFLALAGGLAVLVAAYAALYRLGRVPGGAAGAAGAA, encoded by the coding sequence GTGTCACGGACTCGGCTGTTCGGATCGCTTTGCGCCTTGGTCTTCCTCGTCAACTTCGCGCGCGTGGTGTTCGCCCCCCTCGTGGGCGAGTTCATCGACGCGTTCGGGATCCGCGAGGGGACCGCCGGGCTCATCGTCACGCTCGCGTGGCTCGGCTCCGCGGCCCCGCGGCTCCCCGCGGGCTGGGCGCTCACGCGGTTCACGCGCCGCGGCGTGATCCTCGTCTCCGGCGCGATGCTGACCGCGGGGGCGCTGGGCGTCGCGCTGGCGCCGAACGTGCTGGCGCTGATGGTCGCCGCCTTCGCGATAGGGCTGGCCTCGGGCGTCTACTTCGTGGCCGCGAACCCGTTCATCGCGGAGCTGTTCCCGCAGCGCGTCGGGCGGGTGATGGGCGTCCACGGCATGGCCAGCCAGCTCTCCGCGGTCATCGCCGCGCCCGCGGTCACCGTCGCGCTGTGGTACGACTGGCGGTACGCCTTCTACGCGCTCGCGGTCGCCGCGGCCGCCAGCACACTCCTGTTCGTCGCGCTCGCGAGGCGGACCGACCTCCCGGACGCCGGCGCGGGCGACACCGACTTCCTCGCGGCCGCCCGCGGCGAATGGAAGCTGATCGCCGCCGGCGTGGTGCTGATGGGCCTCACGAGCTTCGTCTGGCAGGGCCTGTTCAACTTCTACGAGCTGTACATGATCGACAAGGGGCTGCCGCGTTCGACCGCCCGGAACCTGCTGACGGTGATCTTCGCCGCCGGGGTGCCCGCCTTCCTCGTGTCCGGCGACCTCGCGGACCGGCTGCCCCACGTCCCGTACCTGCTCGGCATCGTGACGGCGTTCATCGGGGGCGTCGTCCTCGTCGTGGTCTCGGAGGGGCTGGCGGCGGTGATCGCCGCGAGCGTCGTCGTCGGCTTCGCCATCCACATGCTGTTCCCGGCCGGCGACACGTACCTGCTGGCGTCGCTGCCGGACGAGTCGCGCGCGTCGGCGTACGCGATGTTCTCCGCGGGGATGATGTCCACGCAGGCGGCCGGCTCGTGGGTCGTGGGCGAGGCTATCGAGGCGGGAGCGACGTACGACGCCGTCTTCCTCGCGCTCGCGGGCGGGTTGGCGGTCCTCGTCGCCGCGTACGCGGCCCTGTACCGGCTCGGGCGCGTCCCCGGGGGCGCCGCGGGCGCCGCGGGCGCGGCGTGA